TGAAATTCTTACCGACAGCGATATGAACCTCTTCTTCATCCATCTTGGTTGCTCCCTATATGTACCCTAAATAAAATAAAGAATCAATATCAAATCTGGTTTCtgcttttgctatcttgttcaGCAGAACCAGATCCACACATGCACCACCATTCAAACAGAGAAGGCAAAAATATTTAGAAATGGTCTAAAAGGCTTGTGAAAATACCTAATGTGCCGCACCACTTTTCATCAACTCAGGGGCATCAATATCAGTCTCATCTTCGTCTTGTGCCGTATCTTTTTCTTGTAACTGAAACTGTTTGGGAGGCCTTGGCAGTAAAAGCCTTTGTTTTTGCTAGGAAGTATCAGTTCATAGAAGGAAGTACAGATGCTGGTTGTGGTTTTAAAGAGGAGATTCTAGGATTTGGTCTTCCACTGATTGTCTTCCTTTGGGTCCCAAGTGTAGTCCAATGAGAAAAAAGTTTGGTTTAAATTCAGGAAGAGCTGGTTTATCCTTTCAGTAGCCATTTGACTGTACAAGGTAGATAATAATTTATGGGATTTTTTGTAGCTTGAAAACCTTTCCTGCATACTTGGAAAAAACTCAGTTTCGCTAACTGTTTGAAAAGCAAATAGATGTTGCACTAATTTTGTATGCATATTTGGCGTGTTGGAAGTAAAGTAATAATTAATTTATATCTAATCCAGATGGAGATCTTGGTATTTCTGTGAAATTTCCACTACTTCCAAGAAGCTAGTGTACATGCCTGCCGTGGATGATTGTCTTTTGATGCTTAGCAATGAAGCTGTCCAATTAGATGGTGATCATCACAGGTCATCCCATCTGCCTAGCTGGCAGTGCCCATCAAAGGGTTGCTTTCAAAATGCGGAAAAATTGTCCAGGATATGTAATTCTGATACGATTGGACATTTGCAGTAGAGTTCTTTCCATGGAGATGGCTCTAACATAGTTCTTGCTCTCAAGCTGTCAATATAGTAATGTACACCATGACATCTCCTGATTTTTGTAAGCATGTACTGACCAGAATATACCAGCATTATACCTTGAGCTACTATACATGAAGATTGAGGGTGCAGCTTGTATCCATTGAAATCTCCATAAGACTCATTTGGACGGAAGTGCTTGTCGAGAAGAAATTGCACAAGAATGCAGTCTTGACATAGTCTATCGCAGATGATGAACTGGTCTCCCATGGAAAATCAATGTCAAGATAATCTATACAAGTTACTGATCATATTATAGTGGTAATTTCGTCAGCTGTTTGAGGAAAGGACACCATAACTTTTGAATTTGTTGACTGACTTGCATAGGTAAGAGAATTTGACAAAATTGGGTATATCACACATCTTTTAGAGAAGGTTTTGTGCAACTCTATGGATTTGAGTGATTCATAAGAGGAGAAAAGAGGCATGCGTACTGACGGAAGGACATTGCGATTTGATTTTCATTATCTAGATGTTATTTCTGATCATTCCAGACTTTTAGAAAAGACTTCAATAATGGATATAACATTTAAATTGACATTGTAATTCACACATGTGGCTGTAGCCTGTAGATTATTGATGGTTCTATTTGGATATGCACTTCCATTCACTAACTTCGACATTCAGAGGCCAGAACCATAACTATATTGATTGTTCACTTGAGCAATGTGCACATGTACCAGAAATATCATCACAAAAACAGTTTTCTCTTAATAAATCCATGTACAAAGTCCAGCATGCCACTGATGGAGCTCCAAGTTATTACATTTACATATAAGTTTTGCTAAAGAAGCAAAACAAAAAAGCACCAGTAGCTCTTCCAGAATACACGCGGCAGTGTTCCGTTTCTTGTGGTTTATGTAGGGAGTTACACACCTGTAGCCCATGTTCCTTGGCGATAAAGCTAACTTATTAATTTGCGTTTGTCTGCAGCCATTCTTGGATTGCAGAACGGAGGGCATGGTTCGGCAAAAGATCACGGTGGAATAGCTCAAGGTTTGTCATGGGTGATGTCTGGTGTCCACTGTCAATCCACTCCCTTATAGCTTCGGCTTCATAGGTAAAACCATCTGCAGCAATTAGAGGCTCCCTCATTACATCCTGCACCGCATAAATGCAAGGGTGAAGCGACCTGAAATTGCAAATCTTGTCTATGCAAGAAAAACAACTGGCTCTGGCTAAAATGATTCAGAATAATAATTGGAAATAAAAGTTCAGGTAAAAATAAGGTTAATCAAACATGCTTCAGATATTTTACAGATATCCCTCCATACATATCAACTGACAGTAGAGGAAAATGATACTCACCAAGTAAAATTTATGACTCACCTGTAGTATTGGACAGATGAAGTAGGATGGCACGCCACCAAGGTCTTCGGATACTGATTTAAATGACAAGGAACATAGCATAATGGAAGTAGATTTCAAAATCGGTTCAAGTACAGTCCAAACCTCTGTTCGCAGGTCAGGGCGATTTTTTCTTCTGATTTCACAACAGCTCAGACCAACCCGAGCCAATTGTTCAGCCTGCATAGCTGGCCAATCCCCAGCAGATGAATCCAATATTGCCACCAAGCAATCCTTTTCCACTGCCCGTTGCACATCTTTCAACAGCCCGAATCCTGGTCTTCCAGTCAAGAGGCGTAGGAGCACGATTCCGAAAGAGTATACATCAGATTGGGGTGTCAGATCACCAGTCATAACATATTCAGGATCAATATACGCAAAGGATCCCTTTGGGTGGGTATGCCTATATAGAGTGGTTGTGTTCCTGAACTCATCAGTGAACATACGGCACACACCGAAACCACTGAGCTTTGCTACATTATGCCCATCAAGAATAATGTTAGATGCTTTGAGGTCGCTATGAACAATGCTATGAGGTTTATTAGAATGGAGGAAGATCAGTGCGGAGCAAACATCAGAAATGATgcgggttcgcaactgccatccaAGAGGTTTAGAATTGTTCTTGCAAGCCAAGCGGTCATCCAAGCTTCCATTGGGCATGTATTCGTAGACAAGAGCCTGATCCTCCTTGCAAGCTCCTATAAGAGTAACCAGGTTTGGATGCCTCACCCTGCTGAGAATCTCTACCTGCAAAGTAGGCATATTTAACAACTTACAACACAGTAATTTATTTGAACCAGCAAAATATGTGATGAAAGAAAGCAAATAGTTAACTAGAACCAATAATTCAACCTCTTGATTGAACTGTGACTGTGTGTTTTCACGATTCAACTTCTTTATTGCTACATGTGTGTGCCGAAGAAAGCCCTTGTACACACTGCCGTAAACACTTTCTCCAACCTTCAATGAGTGGTCAAAGTTGTTGGTTGCTTCTCTAATCTCTGAGCAGGATAGTTCTGTTATGTGCATTGTCCCCTCTGCGGCTGCACTAGACTCTCCTTTCTTTGCATGTAGTGCTTCTACCTCTCTTACAGCTTTGTCACACTGCAACATCAAATCCTTGATGATACGGTCTGAGTGGGCAGTTCTCTTCTCCAGGGCCAATCGTTTCTTGCGCTCATCTTGAAGTTCTGCACAAAGTTTATCGGTTTTTTGAGTGAGTCTCTCAacttcctccattgttgttgtcatCTTCTCCTCTATTTCATTCCTTTGCTTAACTTCTCCAAAGTACAGATTCTCGGAATCTCGTGCCTGTTTGACAGACTAAATGTGAGAAAGTATTTCATTCAAATATGTAGCTGCCAGTTATCCAAAACAAAGGCTCCACATTTGTTAATTTGTTCACAGATTTATTATTGATGGTAAATTTTCTGAAGGTGTTTCACAAGTCAAGAGCTTCTTACAAATAATGCTCCCGGTTTCATGCATCCATACATCTAAATTAACTATAATGTTAGTATACTTGATATGACAAATGCAAGTTAAGCTACTCTTACTTTCTGGAGAGCCTCAACTAACTCCCTTTCTGCCTTCCTGCGACTGCATATTTCTTCATAAGCTTGTTTCCATACACTATCTAACTCCCGGAGCATACACTGGAATTTATTTTCAGGCTCGTCAAATTCTTTAACAATTTCCTGCATGAGGTAAGGTAAGAACTTCACATCAAGAACTTTTTGAATATGTAACTGTTTTCGTCTAGAGGTTAAACTAGCATGATGTAATGATAATCTGTTTTGCGTACAAATGACCTCTCTTTCAAATCTTAATGAAAACGATACAGAAGCCTTTTGCGTGTTCTGGAAAAAAAGATCAAGCTTACATTTTCATTATCGTACGATCTGCACGGACTTGCCCTTTCGGTCTGCAGtgcgatgtttggcttttgt
This region of Lolium perenne isolate Kyuss_39 chromosome 2, Kyuss_2.0, whole genome shotgun sequence genomic DNA includes:
- the LOC127331119 gene encoding U-box domain-containing protein 33 is translated as MDGTAGGSPASPAGESRDTSSSSFSGGGEGKKVYVAVGAGESKAMVLWALHRFPSQDDATAATFVLLHVYSKPRFIPIMGNRIPASQVQEQQLVAYKKMELQKISDILDQHLLLCAQQKVQAEKLVVESDDVAQGLVKLISEHRVTALVMGAAANEHYTKNMKDLRSKKAQAVQQRADPLCKIWYICKGTLVYHRKDIPLRNEAMQEDVQKSGDQQLSLDRTTSLSETWCISNTWLQKPNIALQTERASPCRSYDNENEIVKEFDEPENKFQCMLRELDSVWKQAYEEICSRRKAERELVEALQKARDSENLYFGEVKQRNEIEEKMTTTMEEVERLTQKTDKLCAELQDERKKRLALEKRTAHSDRIIKDLMLQCDKAVREVEALHAKKGESSAAAEGTMHITELSCSEIREATNNFDHSLKVGESVYGSVYKGFLRHTHVAIKKLNRENTQSQFNQEVEILSRVRHPNLVTLIGACKEDQALVYEYMPNGSLDDRLACKNNSKPLGWQLRTRIISDVCSALIFLHSNKPHSIVHSDLKASNIILDGHNVAKLSGFGVCRMFTDEFRNTTTLYRHTHPKGSFAYIDPEYVMTGDLTPQSDVYSFGIVLLRLLTGRPGFGLLKDVQRAVEKDCLVAILDSSAGDWPAMQAEQLARVGLSCCEIRRKNRPDLRTEVWTVLEPILKSTSIMLCSLSFKSVSEDLGGVPSYFICPILQDVMREPLIAADGFTYEAEAIREWIDSGHQTSPMTNLELFHRDLLPNHALRSAIQEWLQTNAN